The following are encoded in a window of Etheostoma cragini isolate CJK2018 chromosome 7, CSU_Ecrag_1.0, whole genome shotgun sequence genomic DNA:
- the tmem9 gene encoding transmembrane protein 9: MLSSKRGSWSFVVPAVLTFLLLDAVAFVQAKNFEDVRCKCICPPYRNITGHIYNRNVSQKDCNCLHVVEPMPVPGHDVEAYCLLCECKYEERSSNTIKVTIIIYLSVVGALLLYMLFLLLVDPLIRKHDAYTQPLHNEEDSEEMRPPVDSAQAKGNTVLERVEGAQQRWKKQVQEQRKTVFDRHKMLS; this comes from the exons ATGTTGTCTAGCAAGAGAGGATCCTGGTCCTTTGTTGTACCCGCAGTACTGACCTTCTTGTTGCTGGATGCTGTTGCTTTTGTACAGGCGAAG AACTTTGAGGATGTTCGCTGCAAATGCATCTGCCCGCCATACAGAAACATCACTGGCCACATATATAACAGAAATGTGTCCCAGAAGGATTG TAACTGCCTCCATGTAGTGGAGCCCATGCCGGTGCCTGGCCATGACGTGGAAGCTTACTGCTTGTTGTGCGAGTGCAAGTACGAGGAAAGAAGTAGCAACACCATCAAG GTTACTATCATCATTTACCTGTCTGTTGTGGGGGCACTGCTGCTCTACATGCTGTTCCTGCTGCTGGTCGATCCTCTTATTCGCAAACACGACGCCTACACCCAGCCACTGCACAACGAGGAGGACTCTGAG GAGATGCGTCCTCCAGTTGACAGTGCTCAGGCCAAAGGAAACACCGTGCTGGAACGGGTTGAGGGAGCACAGCAGCGCTGGAAAAAGCAAGTCCAGGAACAGCGCAAGACAGTTTTTGACCGCCACAAGATGCTTAGTTAA